The Chloroflexota bacterium sequence AGCTCAAGCGGCTCATCTCCACTTTTGCCATCGGCAGGACTGAATGGGAGTCCCCCTTTTCTGATTCCGACGTGGCGAAGGGGGTAGAAAGAAACGACCCGCAGGCCATGGTGGAGTATGGTCGCCGGCTCGCTGGAGGGGGGCCCACGGGCCCCGAATACCGGGAGTTTCTGGATGG is a genomic window containing:
- a CDS encoding zinc ribbon domain-containing protein — encoded protein: MPIYEYCCLSCGKKHALLLKQAGEKGPCPDCGGELKRLISTFAIGRTEWESPFSDSDVAKGVERNDPQAMVEYGRRLAGGGPTGPEYREFLDGFAEDKNPPLPPPTREPRE